From a region of the Saccharomyces paradoxus chromosome IV, complete sequence genome:
- the TRP1 gene encoding phosphoribosylanthranilate isomerase TRP1 (Phosphoribosylanthranilate isomerase~similar to YDR007W) — protein MSIVNVIGISGPLVKVCGLQSAEAAECALDSDADLLGIICVPNRKRTVDPVVARKISSLVRAYRSNSGTPKYLVGVFRNQPKEDVLALVNDYGIDIVQLHGDESWQEYQEFLGLPVIKRLVFPKDCDTLLSAASQKPHLFIPLFDSEAGGTGELLDWNSISDWVRRQESPESLQFMLAGGLTPDNVGDALRLNGVIGVDVSGGVETNGVKDTNKIANFVRNAKK, from the coding sequence ATGTCCATTGTTAATGTTATAGGTATTTCCGGCCCATTGGTGAAGGTTTGCGGCTTACAAAGCGCAGAGGCCGCAGAATGTGCTCTAGATTCCGATGCTGACTTGCTGGGCATAATATGCGTGCCCAATAGGAAGAGAACAGTTGACCCGGTTgttgcaagaaaaatttcaagtcTTGTAAGAGCATATAGAAGTAACTCGGGCACTCCGAAATACTTGGTTGGTGTTTTTCGTAATCAGCCCAAGGAGGATGTTTTAGCTCTGGTCAATGACTATGGCATTGATATCGTCCAATTGCATGGTGATGAGTCGTGGCAAGAATACCAAGAATTCCTTGGTTTGCCGGTTATTAAAAGACTTGTGTTTCCGAAAGACTGCGACACATTACTCAGTGCAGCCTCACAAAAACCTCATCTGTTTATTCCCTTGTTCGATTCAGAAGCAGGCGGGACAGGTGAACTTTTGGATTGGAACTCGATTTCCGACTGGGTTAGAAGGCAAGAGAGCCCCGAAAGCTTACAGTTCATGTTGGCTGGTGGACTCACTCCAGATAACGTTGGCGACGCCCTTCGACTAAATGGCGTTATTGGTGTTGATGTAAGTGGGGGTGTAGAGACAAATGGTGTAAAAGATACTAATAAAATCGCAAACTTCGTCAGAAATGCCAAAAAATAG
- the GAL3 gene encoding transcriptional regulator GAL3 (Transcriptional regulator~similar to YDR009W) translates to MNTNVPIFSSPIKDLSRSFEQKRIAVVDAFYHAYHVKPDFIARSPGRVNLIGEHIDYCDFSVLPLAIDVDMLCAVKILDEKNPSITLTNADARFAQRKFDLPLDGSYMAIDPSVSEWSNYFKCGLHVAHSYLKKIAPERFNNTPLVGAQVFCQSDVPTGGGLSSAFTCAVALATIRANMGKNFNISKKDLTRITAVAEHYVGVNNGGMDQATSVYGEEDHALYVEFRPELKATPFKFPRLKTHEISFVIANTLVKSNKFESAPTNYNLRVIEVTVAANALATRYSVALPSHKDNSNSERGNLRDFMDAYYARYENQAQPWNGDIGTGIERLIKMLKLVEESFSGKKIGFTVDEASSALNCSREEFTRDYLTIFPVRFQVLKLYQRAKHVYSESLRVLRALKMMTSATFHTDEDFFTDFGRLMNDSQASCDKLYECSCIETNKICSIALANGSFGSRLTGAGWGGCTVHLVPSGANGNVEQVRKALIEKFYNVRYPDLTDEELKDAIIVSRPALGTCLYEL, encoded by the coding sequence ATGAATACTAACGTTCCAATATTCAGTTCTCCAATCAAGGATTTATCAAGATCATTCGAACAAAAACGTATAGCAGTTGTAGATGCATTTTATCACGCATATCATGTCAAACCTGATTTTATCGCTAGGTCGCCCGGTAGAGTAAATTTGATTGGCGAGCATATAGATTATTGTGACTTTTCAGTTTTGCCATTAGCCATTGATGTCGATATGCTTTGCGCAGTTAAAATATTGGACGAAAAAAATCCGTCCATTACCTTAACAAACGCGGACGCTAGATTTGCACAGCGAAAGTTTGATCTCCCTTTAGATGGTTCCTACATGGCCATAGATCCATCCGTGTCGGAATGGTCTAATTACTTTAAGTGCGGACTACATGTGGCACATTCGTACTTAAAGAAAATCGCTCCGGAAAGATTTAATAATACACCATTAGTAGGTGCACAGGTCTTTTGCCAAAGTGACGTCCCTACTGGTGGTGGACTCTCATCTGCATTTACTTGCGCGGTAGCACTAGCCACAATTAGGGCCAATAtgggaaaaaatttcaatatttccaaaaaagaTTTGACTCGTATTACAGCGGTTGCTGAACACTACGTCGGAGTCAATAATGGTGGTATGGATCAAGCGACATCTGTTTATGGGGAAGAAGATCATGCGTTGTATGTAGAGTTTAGGCCAGAACTAAAGGCCACACCTTTTAAGTTTCCTCGACTGAAAACTCATGAAATCAGTTTCGTCATTGCTAATACCCTTGTAAAATCCAATAAATTCGAAAGCGCTCCCACAAATTACAATTTGAGAGTGATAGAGGTGACAGTTGCTGCCAATGCGTTGGCGACTAGATATAGTGTGGCCTTACCTTCTCACAAGGACAACTCTAACTCAGAAAGAGGAAATCTAAGAGATTTTATGGATGCTTACTACGCCAGATACGAAAATCAAGCCCAACCATGGAATGGCGATATCGGAACTGGTATTGAACGTTTGATTAAGATGCTAAAATTGGTCGAAGAATCCTTTTcagggaaaaaaattgggtTTACTGTAGATGAAGCTTCTTCAGCGTTAAATTGTTCGCGTGAGGAGTTCACTAGAGACTACTTGACAATTTTTCCCGTTCGCTTCCAAGTCCTGAAACTATATCAAAGAGCTAAACACGTTTACTCCGAGTCCTTGAGAGTCCTTAGGGCCTTAAAGATGATGACAAGTGCCACGTTTCACACGGACGAAGATTTCTTTACAGATTTTGGTCGACTAATGAATGATTCCCAGGCTTCTTGTGACAAACTTTATGAATGTTCGTGCATAGAAACCAATAAAATATGCTCCATTGCCCTAGCCAATGGTTCTTTCGGCTCCCGCCTGACTGGTGCTGGTTGGGGCGGTTGCACTGTTCACCTTGTTCCTAGTGGCGCTAACGGAAACGTGGAACAGGTACGAAAGGCGCTAATCGAGAAATTTTACAATGTCAGATACCCGGATCTCACCGATGAAGAACTAAAAGATGCAATTATTGTTTCCAGACCAGCCTTGGGCACTTGTTTGTACGAACTATAA